The region GACCAAACAATATTGGCAGCCTTCCCCATTGTTCTTCACACGCTTTGAGCTTTTTCACGTGATGTCTTTTTGTTTGGACAGGTTCATGAACCACCGGGCCCCAGCCAATGGCCGCTACAAACCAACCTGTTACGAACATGCTGCTAACTGTTACACGCATGCAGTGAGTATGCGTTGTCTGCCTTTTGCATCCTTCCCAAAGGGCCCCGGTGGGAGGGCGGGCTGTTATCTTTAGTCCCCTCAGCCCAGTTAGTTGGATGTGCCTACCTCTGTGACCTTTGCTCTCAGGATATCAGTGCTGGGTCATGTTACCAGAAACTGTGAACATGTCGAACGCTTTGAGTGCTCTGATCTACAGTCAGCAATGTCGGTCCTAAACTGACTTTCTCTGACAAGATCTTCCTTAAAAGAGCAATAGTAGTAAGTACTCTAGTTATgggaaaaccaaagaaaactaatttatGAGGACTGTCACCTCTGACATGAAGTGAATCACCCTTTCAAGACGATCAACTGTGTTCGTGTGGCCAGGAGAGTTGACGGTTTTGATGAAAAGGGTGCTTTTTCTTACTAAATGATCCCTTGAAACAGGTAGGCACACCGTCCCAACCTCTGCAGTGCCCATATTATTTCACATCTTGAAGGAAAAGCTGATTTGATCCCTAAATTCttagtgaactttttttttccttaaaaagcaaaacatgcTCATtataaaaaacttacaaaatattgaagaatatataagaaaaacaaaactacccagACATAAATTAACACTTTGGTACATTTCTTCTACTTGCGTGCTGTGTTCAGGAAcatgtattttcatggttttCCTGTTAAtgtattattgacattttcttGTCATTGTGAATTTCCTTTTATCTATGGCTTCATTATTCCCTTTGAAAGTTGCATTTACTGAGACTTTTGAAGGAAAGATTGTGGCTGCATAGTctgaagatacaaaacagagaaggaggccaaTTTAATCCTTTCATGACCAGTGTTTAGAATAGGctaatgtaattattttagaCAACGTTAGTACAATATATAGGTTACATACATATGTCTTAAGAATTAAATTTGCCTGAATTCCAGTTGTGCCTTTTCATGTCTTTAATCTTCCCCAAAGAATAGTTCTAGTATTTTCTGTAACAAAACAATGATGCCAAATAACCCCCAAATAAACTTTGTGGTTTCCAGTGGACTCCTTTATAATCTAATAGAACAACACCATTTGGTCATTCCTTAGCATAAATCAAAGTTTGTAAAGCATTGGTTTTATGTACTGTAATGATGGAATTCACGTATTACTTAATACTGAGACATCATCCTCATTTATCACTGGATGTCCTTGTGCCTTAGGTGCTaaaaagacttttatttaaatcattaataTGCTTGAATCTAGCTAATGAGAAAAATTACTAGCTGACATGCTTGCCCTGGATTCTGTAGAAGAGCTTCAATAATGAAATTTGGAGTAACCTCTCTAGTGGACAGTCTCCTTAGACCCATGGCTTAGATTCTGGGGACAGGAAAGATTCAGTGGAATTCTCTAGACTTGATGTGACCCCTGTCTTCACTTTAGTGATGCACTTATGTAAAGTGAGCTTTCACCAGAGGGTCAAAATGTTTACAGTACCAACTTGGACTAAAGAATGCACACCTAATTTGATTGTCTCCCAAACCTGCAGGATATCCAGCTTTTATTCTTGACCAGATGTTCGATGAATTTAACAGCTAAAAGTAAATTATTACTTCTGAAGATAATTGCCCATAGACCCATAAGAAAAAGTTGTgtgcttgtatgtgtgtatgtgaatctAGGGCAAGATTaggatataaagaatataaaagccTGAATAATAATTTATGTGGCCTGTTCCTTCACTCATTGCTCCAAAAAatatccattatttttttctatttaccaattacaaaacactgatgaaagttACAGGTATAGTGCCTTGATAATTTCTATACCACTGATCAATAAAAGTAATCAACGAAGTgttttttacttagcattatatcgAGGACTTAAACTACTTAAATATCATAGTTTGGCTATAGAGTTGCACAGTTCACCTCTAGGAATATTATTTGCTAGAGACGGACCAGATTGGTCCCTCGTGTCTTCTGGGTATGTCATAAGTTAAGGAATACTTGTAAAAAACAAAGTTAGGGAAAAGCTGACAAAACCTCCATGTTCATTTTTTAGAAGAGAAATGTCACCTTATTAAACTTTACTAAACTGTATCCCTaatttttgaatttcagagaGCAGTAACATTTCTTCcatcatcatcatttcatttaaagaGAGGGTATTTTAACATGAAAAAGTAGAAAGGACAtaatctcagaataaatgaaGTTCTGTCTTATGAAGAACTTACCTTattgtctttgatttttctcataCTGTCTGGGCCAGTGAAAACTTCAGCATTTGAATATTTAGTGTTGATCTTATCTAGGGGATAGGATATTTTTGTTGGAAGAGGGCAAAAGTAGGTGATGGGGGTGTGGAGAGAAGATTGCTAAATTTTGCATTCTTTGCCAGGTACGTGTACTCTAAtatctaatagtttattttttcctgaggATGTGTGTTAATATCAAATGTTTGCTCCTCTTCAATTTTACGGAGAACCTACAACGTCTCTAAAAAGATggagtctttaaaagaaaaaatttcactAGTCATACTCATACTCCTACGACAGACATTGAAATTGGTGTCCATGTGGAGTGTAAACTATGGTACAGGAAACAAAAGTCCCTGTAAGGTTCTGGTTTCTTAAAATTACTCGAGTAGATGACAGGAGAGTGGATTACCCTTGCTTACTTGAAAGgtgctattaaaaatgaaataacccAAAAATGCTTTCACTTTGCAGTAGTTCCCCAATTGATGGAATGATCCAAACTAAAAATCGGGACATATGACTTGCACagttgatttgtgtgtgtgtgtgtgtgtgtgtgtgtgtgtgtgtggtgtgcgcATTAGGATACTTGCTGACTCAATTCATTGGCTTAACCCTTTGCTGAAATATTGAGATGTCAGTAGTTCATGGGGGAAATAGGAAAGAACATTTAAAAGCAAGACCTCCCTGGGAAATCTGGGTATATGCTTGGCATTTGAATATTTGAAGTACCTACTCAAAATCACATTAGACAATAGGATGAAATCTGTTCTTCCGTGATGAAATCAGGATAAAGAACATCTGCTTTGCAACAACTGAGTAATGTCACATCTTTTACTGCTGACTTCAGTACCTGCTGGTGGGCACGGTTCCTGGGCCCTGAGCAGCCATAGCTGACAACTCAGTGTGGCTCTGGTGAGGATTATCCAGGAGAggcaaatgtttaaaattatctttctaaaattgtCCCTGCTAAACCTGTGTATTTTTAACAAAGGTCTCAATTTAGGAAAACCCAggatatttacttttctttgcctttccctcAGTTCCTCATTGTTCCGGCCATTGTGGGCAGTGCCCTCCTCCATCGGCTGTCTGACGACTGCTGGGAAAAGATAACTGCATGGATTTATGGAATGGGCCTCTGTGCGCTCTTCATTGTTTCCACAGTATTTCACATTGTATCATGGAAAAAGAGCCACTTAAGGTACTGTGGATAGCACGCTATTTCAACAGATCAGAATAGTTGACTCAGGTTAGCCTCCCGTACTGGCATGTTTCGTCAGGTTGAAGCAGTAGAGGAGCTAGATGTCTTCTTGCCTTGTATTCAGGAAATTTCCTATGGATTGGACAGACTCTGAGGACCCCCATATGTATCTAAGAAAGCTGGCCTTTCTCAGAAGCCGCCGACAAAAACCGCACTGTTTCCCCAGGACTTACAATGTGGAATCCTGAGACCTCTTAATGTTGTCGGGTGCGCCAAGGATGCCCTAAGAGCGCAGCAGCTGTGGGGTAGTGACAGAGTACAGTGAACTTGGAGtcagcccagccctgccacttaccCTTTCGGAAGTCCCCTGACCCCACAGAACCTCTGTGTCTTCATTACTAAAATGAGACTAACGATGCCCGACTCGCAGGGTTCTGTGATAGGTGAATGAGACAGTGCATGCCAAAATCATCTGAAAATTGCAAATGACCAGGACTTTGTAATGTAAGGAGATTTGCTACAGTTTGGGTTTATTGTCTTGCAAAGTTCAGCTTCCAGAATTGGGTGCTGTGTATCTGTTCAAACAGAGTTCACAGATTTTGCTACAATTAGCTGTCAGGTACTTTCCAAACCATACCAAGCCCGTTAGCCTCCCAACGAGGACATAAAAGCATTCCTCCTCTGGGTGAAGGATTAATTTGGGGGAATACAAAAGATGCAGCACACCATTCAGTTGCTTATGGAATAGATTCTGTACAACCCCAAAGCACAACACTTCTTCTCAGAAAAGGAGTATTCCGAGCAGACTTAGAGtgctttaaaataatagaatatagcTTTCAGTTTTACAGAAtgtccaaagaaaaaaatctcaaacattCAGACAATCCAGTATTTAAGAACAGGGTTTGAGGTTCGTGAGATGATTACCGGTCTCCTTATGTGTGGAGTCATAGTTTCATAGCAGGAAGGATTCTTAGGGGTCATTAATCCAGACCCCTTAATTTTCACCAAGGGACACTGAGGCTTAGAAGGGGTCTACCTTGCCCAGGACAGTGACCCCCAGCAGTGTCTGATCATCCCAGGACCTCTGACTCCCAGTCCTGAGGAGTTTTTCACCACACCCTTCTCAGTACTGCTTACAGTTACCAGCCGGCCACCTTTGCCTAGAAGGTGGCAGTTCCTTGGGCCAAAAATGAAACCACAGCATCGGATCATGAGGGCTTGCTGAGGCATACTCACAAGAGAGCCCCAAAAGTACCCGTCTCTCCAGCACACACTGTCACAGAGATCAGAGGCCAGAGCACTTCGTTATTGTCCTGGCACAACCCAGTGCCTGTGGTTGTCTCGGCTGACTTGGCTTTGATGTCTAGACTTCTGAATCAATAAAGAGTTGTAGATGCATGCTTGAGTATTCAGGGCTCTCTCCCAGGGGCCGGAGAAGAAGGTGTAACAGAAACCAGGCTCTCTTGAACCTTGAAATAGCACTGCTAAAATCATGAGCCACGTGTGGATTTTtgctctgtcttcatttttttatagaTCCAAATATAGCCTTAATTtataaaggcaagggaatgagcatttattgagtacctactatgtgctagatacTATGCTAATGAACACATGGTCCACgtgatctcatttaatgctcacacacactctatGATAGAAATGTTGTTATGTCTATTTTCCCTGTGTGGAGAGTAAGGGTCAGAGAAGCCGGTCATGGATCTTGAATAACATTACAGGTCTGACTTTACCTTCTGTACCAAGAGCCTAATAATCTAGAGAGCAGAATCAGAAAGGCCTCAGACCTGGCTAGGAATCACAATCAtccaaagagttaaaaaataataataataataataataagattcttctcttccctccatccCCTACCCCATGTTCTAGCCCTTTTATACATTACAATCTTCTGGACTGGAGTTTGTGACTATTTTataagctccccaggtgatggTGATACGcagtcaagtttgagaagcattaaTGTAGTGTAAGCCTTTGAGACCTGTGACCTAAATTATTTTGCCTCCACTAACATGACTAACGCTAACTGTGACTAAAACGTCCTCAACTTGCTTTGGTCGAcattgtgtgtgtggtgaggcaAAATGTAACAGTAGCACTCCACCAAGTCACAGCTCTCACCACTTGGACACGAAAATGGATTCAAGACGATGCAGTGCATTCATTCACACTTTTAAATCACTTCAGTAAAGGGCATGTTCTGTCTAATCCATTTGGGGACTAGACCTCAGTGAGCCAGATCTTTGTACACTTCCCgaattttcagttttggaaggagGAACTCATTTAGAAATCCAGGTGGCTACCTGCTTGCAGCAAATATGcctcttaattttttgtttatttgtttttgtttttgtcgttgttgttccTAAGTTAGTTTCTGAATTTCCTTTATTACAACTTATCATCTACATTAAGCTATTTGAAGTGAAACATTCTTTGAAGGTATTCTAAAAAGGCATGAAAAACCACTTCACATCCTGCACTATGACAGGGGTTGAGGGGTGGTCTGCCCTCGAGGAGTTTTCTTTCTCAGTTACATAGGctctaaaagaaatggaaaacctcaGAAAAgacaggttttgtttgtttgttttttaaccactTTGGAGTTCCTGATTACTGTATCTCATATATGGTGAGTATCGCATGTGCAAGCTTAAGAGTAATGTAAAGCTTTTACTTGCGGcttcataatattaaaaataccttTGAAAGCCAAGTTATAACTGCCCCAAGGAGCTAGAACAGGAATGGAAATTACAACACGGTGGAGTGATAACCCATGCTGCCAGTCTGAAACTTTTCTGAAAACTTGCTAACTTGTTTTTCCCCCACTAGGACAGTGGAACATTGTTTTCACATGTGTGATAGaatggttatttatttcttcattgctGCTTCTTACGCTCCATGGTAAGATAccttctttctatttttgaagGTAGCGTTTTGGGGATAGAATTTCTGTCCCGCTTCCCTCCCTTCCTCGggtccctgccccagcccccatgcatatgccccccctccccacctccaccccctgccagtacacatgcatacatgcttttttaaattttttatttacttgggtcagATTGCAGATTTTAAGGGGAGAATGTTACTGCTGTTCAGAATACATACCTGGCACTGGGTTATTCAAGAGGAAGCGCTAAGAACTTGTTCGTAGGTAGCATTCTGTCTTTTGAAATATGTCACCCTTGCTTTCCacattctttttctgcttttgctgCTGTTCATAATACTTGGACATCTAATTGTTTAAGTGGAAATGCTGTAAATACGTGTGAGGAAAACAAGCTCGCTTTTGAAATTTACCGTTTTCAATTCACTTCACAGCACGGTAGCTACTATATATGGAGTACATGTCTTACTTCTTTAGCTTATATGAGTAGAAGAACTAAACAAATTAGCTGCTTAAAATATCTAGTATTCTGGCGCAGTGGGTGGAGCGTGTGACTTTTgacctcagggctgtgagtttaagccctgcactgggcatacagattatttttttaaaaatgatatattaaaaaaaaaatacctagtattctcttcattttttttttttaatctttctgttcttttggtaCAGATCAGGTAGAATCTGTTGTTGCCTTGAAACCTAAATTAAAGGAACATTCGATTCCCTCTACGAAGACATGATCCAGTTTTAAACACTCAGAAATTCATGTTGTGCCATGAACGGCTAGAGTCACTAGAAACAACAGGCCTCTACATTCTGACTTACGCAGCATccatcattaaaaagaaacctaATTGTCTGTTGGAGTAAAAAGTGTGTTCCCTCTCTAATACTTGTCACTAAATTATAGGTCTGTATCATATTGGAGCGAGAACAGTTACAGGCTTTGGGGAAGTGCTCCccaatttaagtaaataaaattttttaaagttggctGAGGAATCAAATATTACAGTAAGGAACTTGTTTTCATGTAGTTTTCAATAGGCAGGTGGTGCCTTTTCCATCTGGAAATAATCGTTTTGTAGTCATAGCCAATCAGAATAACGTTTGGTTTTCTTCTCATgtccattctttaaaattttttttttcaacgtttatttatttttgggacagagagagacagagcatgaacgggcgaggggcagagagagagggagacacagaatcggaaacaggctccaggctccgagccatcagcccagagcctgacgcggggctcgaactcacggaccgcgagatcgtgacctggctgaagtcggacgcttaaccaactgcgccacccaggcgccccttctcatGTCCATTCTTAATATGAAATGAGTACAAATGAATTTGCAGCATCTTAAAACTCAAGCTTTACAAGAGTCCACAGTTAAAATTCTGACAAAATGTCTTTCATAACATACATTGGGCTAATTCATGTTCTCTCTTGGCCGAGAGATTGGTAATGCAGATACTTGGTCTGTGTATTAGGTATCCTCTGTGGGTATGTGATCCTGGCTCAGGATTTTGTTCAGGGTTCTCATTAAGCTCTGTAAGCGGTCCGCTTGCAGATACATTATCAGAATTAAGCTAATCTGACAGCAGTCTGCCTTATAAGGCAAGTCAGGCATCACAGGTGTGATGGGACTCACTTCATACCTCCTTTTAGCTGGTTCTATTTTTAAACCACATTGGAACAATTCGAAGTCTTAAAGGTCAActgaaaattttatctttattaattttgccCAAACTGCCTAAATACTTCCGTGGCATGTTGAATGCCTTTTCCTCCTGGTTTTATGCTAGCGCTTGCTCCCCCAGTTTTCAGGCCTAGAGGAAAACACGGGTCCTGTGAATTCCCTTCATTTATCACTTCTGTTCTTTGTTgtcatgtttacattttttaggtTAAATCTCCGTGAACTTGGACCCCTGGCATCTCATATGCGTTGGTTTATCTGGCTCATGGCAGCTGGAGGAACCATTTATGTATTTCTCTACCATGAAAAGTAAGAGAACGTAATTTACATttgatagtttaaaaattaactgCCTAAATTTTATCGACATTACAACATAATTTGCTTTATATTTGCACTTCAAAATAgtagaaatacataaatagaatatatattgCTTTTAACAAATCTTTGAAACCATTTGGTATTCGTTGTTGGTAGACAGATTGCTGTGGAAAGAACTGAATGGCACACGTGTGACAGGAAGCAGTTGAGGGACAATCCTCAGGTGACTGGCCTTATCAGCGAACTTAGCCTTATTCTCTGTAATCTACGCTTAGCCCATGAGAAAAGTAATTGCTTCTCAAGCTTTCTATGAAGATTGAAGATAACAGATAAGAACAACACTTATCTAGACAGGAACCCAGAAGATGTTCCAAACTAAGCTTCCCTGAGAAAGGGGATATTTGGAGAGGCATCCTAATCACAGGGCACATTTTTTAACCCATTATTCATTGCCCATAGTCAGAAATGTGAAGCAATATAAAAAGGAAAGCCTGTTGAGATTTAGCATGATGGCTCTAGAGGAGACCTTCAAAGTCATCTATTCCTGCCTcatggttaagaaaaaaaatgagaacatttggGATGTGCATCAAATTAGCGATTCGTGTAGAATTAGGACCCAAGTGTCCTAGTTCTTGTTCCATGGCTCTTTTCATTACTTCAGATGCCTGAATTTGAGAAACCCACAAGCATGAAATCATTGTCTTTGAATACAGTTTATTAGCTTACCTGTTGTTGTTGGCAGAACGGCTCTCAGAATTGAACATGTTGTGTTTATCACAAAGTAttaagttattttctcttttcagaagaaaatggtAGTTTTCACTAACTTCTGACTTTGAAATTCACTTAAATGCATTTTTCACTACAATTAGCAATTCTGAGTGGTGTTATGTAGTGTATATAAATCCAAGAGAACAGTTTGCTTCTTGGGCCCGAACCCCTAACTTACATCCTTGGATAAAATAGAAAGTATAGTAAAACAACTATCTTTTCTCCTATTCCAGGCTTCCTAATGTAAagcaaacccacaaacccattCTTCCCCAGGTCCCTGATAAGGTTACTTCATGGTGGACTCTTGAGTATAAAACATGGAGAATGAGATGTGAGTCACCTATGGCCATTCGGTTGGGCAGATATTAGGGAGTGCCtaaagtgccaggcactgtggtaggcTTTGCACATCCAAACATAAATGAAATTTGGCCTCTGCCTCCAGGGAACGTAGAGCATCCTTTGATTAGGCTGAAATGCAAGTTAAATTTCAGTGGAGTATATTTCTTAGTGTTTTCGGACATTCTGTAGCCTCATGGGATGAGCCTTACAAGTTGGGAGTTTGTgcagatgaaaaataaagagacagaaaactacATGCTCTTCATTCCTTAGGGCTCCTCCCCCTCCGCCACTGATAAGCCTGGCCCCATATGGCATCCCTGTCCTGTCCATCATGATAATTTCAGCTTCTTGTAGCTGTGGATTGGGGCAGTAATGAGGGCAAACACTGGGAGATTGGAAGCGGGAAAATGCATGGTGGATTGGATGCAACGGTAACTCCTTTTGGCAGAAAACATTTTCCAAGTTACTAATGGAGTTTGATGCCATTTCAGTCCTGAGAGGAATGCTAGTTCACTGTCACTCAACTATAGTGTTTTAATTAGAGCCCTAATGGTCTACTGGGAAAATATGGTTCATTGGGATAGTTGAagactttgcatttctctttcaaaagaaaaaagggaaagctGGTATGGGACTGGACTAGATGTTATAGGAATACATAAAATGAACTGCCTTTCTATCCTGCAGGTATAAGGTGGTTGAGCTCTTTTTCTATCTCACAATGGGGTTTTCTCCAGCTTTGGTGGTGACATCAATGGTAAGAAATGGCTTcataattttagttatttcacctaatttcctttttaattgctGGGATTCTTCATGTGTGTATAGATACGAtatgtagtttttctttctgaaattatgACGTGTCCATTAACTAGAGACTCCAAAGAAAAAGTATGTAAATAGCAAAGCGCCAACAATCTGTTTTAGCTACTGTTTGGAGTTTGGAGAAGTTCTGCACTGAAGTGTGTTTCTTTCCATATGGTAATCTTCTGTATGTGTTTCTTTGGATAACCTCATGGGTTATGTTATCTTTTGGATAACCATAACCATAACCCATGAGGTTATGGGTGGAGGGGTATTTCTGCCCAAAATGGTGTCTTAACCCTAAATCCACAGAAGAGGgtaaatttttttatgtcttaaaatgaaaaaactataAATTACTGACTTTTTGAATCCTAAGAATTAGAGGGACCAGAAGAGCTCAGTTgtgtgaacattttatttaacatttcccAAAAGTCttcacttttacttttctttcacttGGTTTCAAgtcaaattatttctctttcttagaaaagtgcttttttattttaactttgcttgaaaatttcttttaatttttttttttagtatttatttttgagagagagagagagagagtacgggcaggggagggcagagagagagggagacacagaatccgaagcgggctccaggctctgagctgtcagcacagagcctgacgcaggactcaaacccatgaaccatgaggtcatgacctgagccgaagttggatgcttaaccaactaagctgcCCAGGCGGCCctatctgttaattttttttttttaagtttatttatttattttgagagagagagacagctcgagtctgggaggggaagagaaagaattccaagcatggtccacattgtcagtgcagagcccgatgcagggctcaaactcatgaactatgagatcgtgacccaagctgaaatcaagagcagatcttaactgactgaaccacctgggcacccctctgtcaatttgaaagaaaaacagcatTATGGCCTTGTGATCCCATCCAACTGGTTACTTTGTGCCATTAGCTTGGTACCATCAGCTCCAGTATCCTACACTCTACACTGTTTGGCATTAGCCACTATGTTGTTAATTAAGGAACTCACACTGTGTCCAGTTTGAATTCTTTTCTCAGTCTATAGAGGTCAGAAGACTTGTATCTACCATTTCACTCCTGAGCTCATGGGCATATTATAAGAATGTACATAGCTCCTGCTCTGGTCACCAAAATACCTGTTAAAGGTTTAGGAGTTACAGGTTTGCTTGCTGTTTTCAGTAATATGTCTTATGAGAATGTTACAAGTTGTGTTTCTTTAGGATTAAAGAGCTTTATGGTAGCTTTAATAATTACCTAGCATTAGAAATCCATATAGTTTAGTTGGTAAAGGTAACAGGGAGTAGTGAGGGGAAGGAGATGAataatggaaatgagaaaatctgCCTTGCAGGCCATCTCGTTGGAGGGCAAATCAGGACACCCAAAACAGTTTAAGCAAGGTCTGTATGTGTAGGTTACTAATCACTAGAGTAGGACATCAAATAAATTCCCTCTGGCTACCATAAGAGCAGGTTTCTCCAGTATTTTTACTAGCCTAAATCTTGGCATTTTCACAAGTTGTACAGTAGTCAGTGACTAATGTTTATGATAGTCAAACAGGATAATCCTCGCATTTCCTCCCATAGACCTTAGCGCCAAGCAGGAAACTACAATTCATGTTCAATAAGAAACTATCATGAAGTTTTTATGTCTTTGGGGAAAGTGTAGGCTGCTGTGGGAGCACATGAGCCAAGCACCAGAGGAAATGGTGTTCAAGCTGAttcataaagacaaaaaagggCCTAGAGATAGTAAGGATGATACAAGTGGAATAGGAAAGAATATAGCATGAAGGGAGCCCTGAGAAGAGAAAGCACTAACACCTTTGAAGAATTGAAAATAGTTCATTGTTTGGAACATGAGGGTGTGCACCTGTTTGAGTGTACCTCTGGGCATGA is a window of Prionailurus viverrinus isolate Anna chromosome E1, UM_Priviv_1.0, whole genome shotgun sequence DNA encoding:
- the MMD gene encoding monocyte to macrophage differentiation factor isoform X2, translated to MRDYLKSHGFMNHRAPANGRYKPTCYEHAANCYTHAFLIVPAIVGSALLHRLSDDCWEKITAWIYGMGLCALFIVSTVFHIVSWKKSHLRTVEHCFHMCDRMVIYFFIAASYAPWLNLRELGPLASHMRWFIWLMAAGGTIYVFLYHEKYKVVELFFYLTMGFSPALVVTSMNNTDGLHELACGGLIYCLGVVFFKSDGIIPFAHAIWHLFVATAAAVHYYAIWKYLYRSPTDFMRHL
- the MMD gene encoding monocyte to macrophage differentiation factor isoform X1; the encoded protein is MRFKNRFQRFMNHRAPANGRYKPTCYEHAANCYTHAFLIVPAIVGSALLHRLSDDCWEKITAWIYGMGLCALFIVSTVFHIVSWKKSHLRTVEHCFHMCDRMVIYFFIAASYAPWLNLRELGPLASHMRWFIWLMAAGGTIYVFLYHEKYKVVELFFYLTMGFSPALVVTSMNNTDGLHELACGGLIYCLGVVFFKSDGIIPFAHAIWHLFVATAAAVHYYAIWKYLYRSPTDFMRHL